From a region of the Chthonomonas sp. genome:
- the argC gene encoding N-acetyl-gamma-glutamyl-phosphate reductase: MLSKTIPTLVLGGSGYVAAEVMRLLLGHPNFRIEAVISTTHADQRVDEQFPHLAGAARDLAFSDLSVAKELIASKRQLAVFSALPHGETAAALDDLLKGSGDAVRVVDMSADFRYPGADQYEAIYGKEHGAKGLMHRFICACPDLQKETPDAYIAHPGCFTTTVVLALAPLQALELTVPNYAVSAVTGSTGAGRQPRAGTHHPERQSALWSYEPLRHRHQAEMTMIAARFGTTPTLAFVPHSGPFARGIHATVFAQLHRPHSAEEIVQQLQEFYSATPFVQVGTRMPSVKEIAGSNRCHIGVAVQGQQLVLTSVIDNLVKGAAGGAVQWMNRLCGLDQAAGLMHPVPGWI, from the coding sequence GTGCTATCTAAAACGATTCCCACTCTCGTCCTTGGAGGGAGCGGCTATGTCGCTGCCGAGGTCATGCGCCTGCTGCTGGGCCATCCGAACTTCCGGATCGAGGCGGTCATCTCGACCACGCACGCAGATCAGCGGGTGGACGAGCAGTTCCCCCACCTGGCGGGCGCAGCTCGCGATTTGGCGTTCAGCGATCTGTCGGTCGCGAAGGAGCTGATCGCCTCCAAGCGTCAGCTTGCGGTCTTCTCAGCGCTCCCTCACGGGGAGACGGCCGCCGCGCTGGACGACCTGCTGAAGGGCTCCGGCGATGCCGTTCGCGTGGTGGATATGTCAGCAGACTTCCGTTACCCGGGGGCCGACCAGTACGAAGCGATCTATGGCAAAGAGCACGGGGCCAAGGGTCTGATGCACCGTTTCATCTGCGCCTGTCCGGACCTGCAGAAGGAGACTCCCGATGCTTACATCGCCCATCCAGGTTGCTTCACCACCACGGTCGTGCTCGCCTTGGCTCCGCTCCAAGCGCTCGAACTCACGGTCCCGAACTACGCGGTGAGCGCAGTCACCGGTAGTACCGGAGCCGGTCGGCAACCCCGCGCCGGTACGCACCATCCCGAACGCCAAAGCGCTTTGTGGTCCTACGAGCCATTGCGCCACCGGCACCAAGCGGAAATGACGATGATCGCCGCGCGTTTCGGCACGACTCCGACTTTGGCGTTCGTTCCGCATTCCGGTCCGTTCGCGCGCGGTATCCATGCAACCGTCTTTGCCCAGCTCCACCGACCACATTCCGCTGAGGAAATCGTCCAGCAGCTCCAAGAGTTCTATTCGGCAACTCCGTTCGTGCAGGTCGGTACACGCATGCCTAGCGTCAAGGAGATCGCGGGATCGAATCGCTGCCACATCGGGGTAGCCGTCCAGGGGCAACAGTTGGTGCTGACCTCGGTCATCGACAACCTGGTGAAGGGTGCGGCTGGCGGCGCTGTGCAGTGGATGAATCGGCTCTGCGGCCTGGACCAAGCGGCAGGGCTGATGCACCCCGTGCCGGGCTGGATCTGA